CTTCGACGAGCACGTCCGTCGAGGCCACCACCCGGCCGTCCGCCGCGGCCACCACGGCGGCGTCGTCCCCGGGCCCGAGCAGCGTCGGCGGCGGCTGCGCCCGGCCCTCGGTCACCCGGCGGATGAGCCCGAACTCGCCGAGCCCGGCGACCGTCTCCGCGTCACGCGGCGGCTCCGGACGCACACCCACCTCCGACCCTGAGCGACCCGACCCCCGGCTGGGGTAGCTTTTCGTGCACGTTCCTACCCCGTGCAGACAGCTCAAGACGAAGGGGCACGCCGTGGTCCAGGCATACATCCTGATCCAGACCGAGGTCGGCAAGGCGGCAGCCGTCGCCGCCGAGATCGCCACCATTCCCGGCGTGATCAGTTCCGAGGACGTGACCGGTCCCTACGACGTGATCGTCCGTTCGGAGGCGGAGACCGTCGACCAGCTCGGCCAGCTCGTGGTGGCCAGCATCCAGGGCGTCGACGGCATCACGCGCACGCTGACCTGTCCTGTGGTCCACCTCTGACCCACCGCGCCGGTCACGGTTTCCGGGCGCCGCCCCCGGAAGGCCACCCCGTCCGCGCGCATGTTGTAGTAGCCGGGTGCCCGACAAGCCCACGGACAACGCGTTCCCTCGACCGCTGGTGATCCTGGCGGTCGGGCTCCCGGTGCTGCTGGCCGTCGCGGTCGGCGCCATCGGTCTCCTCTCGGGACCGGCGGAGCACCTCGATCCCGGGCACCAGCAGGAGATCTCCACCGCGCGGCGCACCGGCCCGCTCGCCCTGCCCCCGGTGCCCGCGCCCGGAGCGAGCACCCCCGAGTGCCGCGCGCTGCTCGACGGCCTGCCCGCGGAACTGACCTCGAACTCCGCGAAGCTGCCGCGCAGGCAGCTCGCCGAGCCCGCGCCCGTG
The window above is part of the Allokutzneria albata genome. Proteins encoded here:
- a CDS encoding Lrp/AsnC ligand binding domain-containing protein, whose protein sequence is MVQAYILIQTEVGKAAAVAAEIATIPGVISSEDVTGPYDVIVRSEAETVDQLGQLVVASIQGVDGITRTLTCPVVHL